A window of the Citrus sinensis cultivar Valencia sweet orange chromosome 9, DVS_A1.0, whole genome shotgun sequence genome harbors these coding sequences:
- the LOC127899965 gene encoding disease resistance protein RPM1-like: MAEAAVNFAIETLGPLLVEKIKLWGGVRKEVQSIKTEMESLRSFLKDADARAAVEELEGGGEESVRTWVKQLRDEAYRIEDVIDEYTLMVAKLPHGRGLVGVLRRISRFIKKLKLRRGVATEIQDIKSALADIKRRGESYRFRSIDEPSSSGTRNVIPHDSRVRSFFVEDDEVVGIESIKDKLIDLMVNGRSERSVVAVVGEGGLGKTTLAGKIFNNEGLKTHFSCRAWVTVGKEYNKHDLLRTILKEFHRVTNEPAPVEIHDMEEMELITALRDHLKDKSYMVVFDDVWKIDFWGDVEHALLDNKKCSRIIVTTRHMNVAKYCKSSSSVHVHELETLPPNEARKLFCRKVLGPSSGGCCPSELKELSQDILAKCGGLPLAIVAVGGLLSSKNRVVSEWKKLFDRLGSILGSDPHLKDCNRVLSEGYYALPHHLKSCLLSFGLFQESCKVNCARLIRLWIAEGFVQYSKRPTSEQVAEEYLNELIDRSLVQVSKRDISGRARICQVHDLMHQIIIRKTEELGFSRVMNGEDLSRSSKTRRITVQRSIDDGALESIKESKVRSVFLFNVDKLPDSFMNASIANFKLIKVLDLEDAPVDYLPEGVGNLFNLHYLSLRNTKVKIIPTSIGNLLSLETLNMKNTLVRELPVEIRNLKKLRYLMVYQYHYTSGSSITEEAAVAKVRGGFGSLTNLQKLSIIEADSQVLKELMKLRQLRMLSIRPQNGNGKDLCALITNLENLETLTVEMTSKEEMLDLQSLSSPPQYLQRLHLTGNMKKLPDWIFKLKNLIRLGLDLSGLTEEPIRVLQTLPNLLELRFTGAYNYELFHFEAGWFPKLQKLLLWEFKAVKSVIIEKGAMPDIRELWIGPCPLLMEIPIGIEHLKNLKLLVFAGMVKQVYYMTKDENWGKVTEHIPDVLVIFVKCGKWFYYRKDILSSLSPEYMEYVYLPYGSHTGSDCGGNATIDML, translated from the coding sequence ATGGCGGAGGCTGCGGTGAACTTTGCAATAGAGACCTTGGGTCCTTTGCTTGTcgaaaaaatcaaattgtggGGAGGTGTTAGAAAAGAAGTTCAAAGTATCAAAACCGAAATGGAGAGTCTCAGATCTTTCCTCAAAGACGCGGATGCAAGGGCAGCAGTCGAAGAATTAGAAGGAGGCGGTGAGGAAAGTGTCAGAACTTGGGTGAAACAACTGAGGGATGAAGCTTATCGCATTGAAGATGTGATCGACGAGTACACACTCATGGTGGCAAAACTCCCTCATGGGAGAGGCCTCGTTGGTGTTCTCCGTAGAATCAGTCGTTTCATAAAGAAGCTGAAGCTGCGGCGTGGAGTTGCTACTGAGATTCAAGATATCAAATCAGCGCTTGCTGATATAAAGCGAAGGGGAGAAAGCTATCGATTCAGATCTATTGATGAACCATCGAGCAGTGGAACCAGAAATGTTATCCCACATGACTCTCGAGTTCGTTCCTTTTTcgttgaagatgatgaagttgTGGGCATCGAATCcattaaagataaattgattgatttgatGGTGAATGGAAGATCCGAACGTTCAGTGGTTGCTGTGGTGGGTGAAGGAGGACTAGGCAAGACCACTCTTGCCGggaaaatttttaacaatgaAGGTTTAAAAACTCACTTCAGTTGCCGGGCTTGGGTCACCGTTGGGAAAGAATACAACAAACATGATTTGTTGAGGACAATTCTAAAGGAGTTTCATCGTGTAACAAACGAGCCTGCTCCAGTGGAGATACACGATATGGAAGAGATGGAGCTGATCACCGCGCTGAGGGACCACTTGAAGGACAAAAGTTACATGGTTGTGTTCGACGATGTTTGGAAGATTGATTTTTGGGGAGACGTGGAGCATGCTTTACTTGATAACAAGAAATGCAGCAGGATAATTGTCACAACACGGCACATGAATGTCGCTAAGTACTGCAAATCATCTTCCTCTGTTCACGTCCATGAGCTTGAAACTTTGCCTCCAAACGAGGCGCGGAAACTTTTCTGTAGAAAGGTGCTCGGACCAAGCTCCGGAGGCTGTTGTCCTTCAGAGTTGAAGGAGTTGTCCCAGGACATCCTTGCAAAATGTGGAGGTTTGCCTCTTGCTATCGTTGCCGTAGGTGGACTTCTTTCATCCAAGAACAGGGTTGTATCTGAAtggaagaaattatttgatcGGTTGGGCTCAATCTTGGGAAGTGATCCCCATCTAAAAGACTGCAACAGAGTTTTATCTGAAGGGTATTATGCTCTTCCTCACCATCTCAAATCATGTCTTCTGTCCTTCGGCTTATTTCAAGAGAGCTGCAAAGTTAACTGTGCTAGACTCATCCGTTTGTGGATAGCTGAGGGCTTTGTCCAGTATAGCAAACGCCCCACATCTGAACAAGTTGCAGAAGAATACTTGAATGAGCTCATTGACAGAAGCTTGGTTCAAGTTTCAAAGAGAGATATTTCTGGACGAGCTAGAATCTGCCAAGTTCATGATCTTATGCACCAGATCATCATCAGAAAAACTGAAGAATTGGGCTTCAGTCGTGTGATGAACGGAGAGGACTTGAGTCGCAGCAGTAAAACTCGACGCATTACTGTGCAGAGAAGTATTGATGATGGTGCTTTAGAAAGCATCAAGGAATCGAAGGTCcgttctgtttttcttttcaatgtaGACAAGCTGCCCGACTCTTTCATGAATGCAAGTATTGCCAATTTCAAGCTCATTAAAGTACTAGATCTGGAAGATGCTCCTGTAGATTACCTTCCTGAAGGAGTGGGAAACTTATTCAATTTACACTATTTGAGTTTGAGaaatacaaaagtaaaaataattccCACGTCCATTGGAAATCTTCTCAGTTTAGAGACtttgaatatgaaaaatactttGGTGAGAGAACTTCCAGTAGAGATCAGGAATCTTAAAAAGTTGCGTTATCTAATGGTGTATCAGTACCACTATACCTCAGGTTCTAGTATAACAGAAGAAGCAGCAGTAGCCAAAGTACGCGGGGGCTTTGGGTCGCTAACGAATCTGCAGAAGTTGTCTATTATAGAAGCTGACTCTCAAGTGCTTAAAGAGCTTATGAAGCTAAGGCAGTTAAGAATGTTGAGCATTAGGCCCCAAAATGGAAATGGCAAGGATCTGTGTGCTTTGATTACAAATTTGGAAAACCTAGAGACCTTAACAGTAGAAATGACAAGCAAAGAAGAGATGCTTGACTTGCAGTCTTTGAGTAGTCCTCCTCAATATCTGCAGCGTCTCCACTTGACGGGGAATATGAAGAAACTACCGGATTGgatttttaaacttaaaaatctAATCAGATTGGGTTTGGACTTGTCGGGATTGACTGAGGAGCCAATCAGAGTCCTTCAAACCTTGCCTAATTTATTGGAACTTAGATTCACAGGGGCATACAACTACGAGCTTTTTCACTTTGAAGCAGGTTGGTTTCCAAAACTCCAAAAGTTGCTTCTCTGGGAATTCAAGGCTGTGAAATCGGTTATAATAGAGAAAGGTGCGATGCCTGATATTAGAGAACTTTGGATTGGGCCTTGCCCGCTGTTGATGGAGATTCCTATTGGAATTGAACATCTTAAAAACCTTAAGCTACTTGTATTTGCTGGTATGGTTAAACAAGTTTATTACATGACAAAAGACGAGAACTGGGGGAAG